A single region of the Coregonus clupeaformis isolate EN_2021a chromosome 40, ASM2061545v1, whole genome shotgun sequence genome encodes:
- the cep44 gene encoding centrosomal protein of 44 kDa isoform X2 produces the protein MMSAGDLKGCLRKLDAQLRALKYPREVDYNGLAKGDPSAVLPIVSYAFVSYSPHLAEHLVGFGVELTGKNDLRFIECIYKVLRDLFHYKPVLTKQQFLQFGFAERKTCILCDVIAFALQKHKELSKGNKPKPRPRFPASSSDSKSEALPFQGDTMKPSAITLSLSRPLVERHIGGGSWVSSSRASDDEESQEEEEDGLGLEEFQNQAPTVPQTDPVVEGRLAALEAQLLQVQTRLERFSALEQRLELLEKASAGRITIDKHQWENLESRVLLLETRLTLSTATAQESSSLVSGGWSHHMADNATEVTESRHSPPESLLHPSGCECPQSSTHSASYPISPCVTTAPPEENMKERLERIANMMKDTSSLLRSIEPSM, from the exons CTTGGCCAAAGGAGATCCTTCTGCCGTTCTCCCCATAGTAAGTTATGCATTCGTCTCCTATTCACCACACCTTGCTGAACACCTGGTGGGCTTCGGAGTGGAACTCACTGGGAAGAACGACCTACGTTTTATCGAATGCATCTACAAG GTACTGCGGGATCTCTTCCACTACAAACCCGTCCTGACCAAGCAGCAGTTCCTCCAGTTTGGCTTTGCAGAAAGAAAGACCTGCATCCTCTGTGATGTCATCGCCTTCGCCCTGCAGAAACACAAAGAGCTCAGCAAAGGCAACAag CCAAAGCCAAGACCTCGTTTTCCGGCCTCGAGTTCAGACTCCAAAAGTGAGGCTCTCCCATTTCAGGGTGACACAATGAAACCCTCGGCCATCACA TTGTCCCTAAGCAGGCCACTAGTGGAGAGACACATTGGTGGTGGCTCCTGGGTCTCCTCTAGTAGAGCCTCTGATGACGAAGAGtctcaggaggaagaggaggatggtcTGGGACTGGAGGAGTTCCAGAACCAAGCACCTACAGTCCCTCAGACA GACCCGGTGGTGGAGGGGAGGCTGGCAGCGCTGGAGGCCCAGCTGCTGCAGGTCCAGACCAGGCTGGAGAGGTTCTCGGCCCTGGAGCAGAGGCTGGAGCTCCTAGAAAAGGCCTCGGCCGGGAGGATCACTATAGACAAGCACCAGTGGGAGAACCTTGAGAGCAGAGTGCTACTGCTGGAAACCAGACTGACCCTCTCCACAGCCACAGCCCAG GAGTCGTCGTCACTTGTCAGTGGAGGTTGGAGTCATCACATGGCGGATAATGCAACAGAAGTCACAG AGTCAAGACACAGTCCTCCAGAGAGCCTCCTACACCCCTCTGGCTGTGAGTGTCCTCAGTCCTCCACCCATTCCGCTAGCTATCCCATCAGCCCCTGTGTGACAACAGCACCCCCAGAG GAGAATATGAAAGAGAGATTGGAAAGGATAGCCAACAT GATGAAAGACACTTCCAGCCTTCTAAGAAGTATAGAACCCTCAATGTAA
- the cep44 gene encoding centrosomal protein of 44 kDa isoform X1: MMSAGDLKGCLRKLDAQLRALKYPREVDYNGLAKGDPSAVLPIVSYAFVSYSPHLAEHLVGFGVELTGKNDLRFIECIYKVLRDLFHYKPVLTKQQFLQFGFAERKTCILCDVIAFALQKHKELSKGNKPKPRPRFPASSSDSKSEALPFQGDTMKPSAITLSLSRPLVERHIGGGSWVSSSRASDDEESQEEEEDGLGLEEFQNQAPTVPQTDPVVEGRLAALEAQLLQVQTRLERFSALEQRLELLEKASAGRITIDKHQWENLESRVLLLETRLTLSTATAQESSSLVSGGWSHHMADNATEVTESRHSPPESLLHPSGCECPQSSTHSASYPISPCVTTAPPEVMADIKREYEREIGKDSQHDERHFQPSKKYRTLNVNSDFKKICIVVIDLWISM, translated from the exons CTTGGCCAAAGGAGATCCTTCTGCCGTTCTCCCCATAGTAAGTTATGCATTCGTCTCCTATTCACCACACCTTGCTGAACACCTGGTGGGCTTCGGAGTGGAACTCACTGGGAAGAACGACCTACGTTTTATCGAATGCATCTACAAG GTACTGCGGGATCTCTTCCACTACAAACCCGTCCTGACCAAGCAGCAGTTCCTCCAGTTTGGCTTTGCAGAAAGAAAGACCTGCATCCTCTGTGATGTCATCGCCTTCGCCCTGCAGAAACACAAAGAGCTCAGCAAAGGCAACAag CCAAAGCCAAGACCTCGTTTTCCGGCCTCGAGTTCAGACTCCAAAAGTGAGGCTCTCCCATTTCAGGGTGACACAATGAAACCCTCGGCCATCACA TTGTCCCTAAGCAGGCCACTAGTGGAGAGACACATTGGTGGTGGCTCCTGGGTCTCCTCTAGTAGAGCCTCTGATGACGAAGAGtctcaggaggaagaggaggatggtcTGGGACTGGAGGAGTTCCAGAACCAAGCACCTACAGTCCCTCAGACA GACCCGGTGGTGGAGGGGAGGCTGGCAGCGCTGGAGGCCCAGCTGCTGCAGGTCCAGACCAGGCTGGAGAGGTTCTCGGCCCTGGAGCAGAGGCTGGAGCTCCTAGAAAAGGCCTCGGCCGGGAGGATCACTATAGACAAGCACCAGTGGGAGAACCTTGAGAGCAGAGTGCTACTGCTGGAAACCAGACTGACCCTCTCCACAGCCACAGCCCAG GAGTCGTCGTCACTTGTCAGTGGAGGTTGGAGTCATCACATGGCGGATAATGCAACAGAAGTCACAG AGTCAAGACACAGTCCTCCAGAGAGCCTCCTACACCCCTCTGGCTGTGAGTGTCCTCAGTCCTCCACCCATTCCGCTAGCTATCCCATCAGCCCCTGTGTGACAACAGCACCCCCAGAGGTAATGGCAGATATTAAAA GAGAATATGAAAGAGAGATTGGAAAGGATAGCCAACAT GATGAAAGACACTTCCAGCCTTCTAAGAAGTATAGAACCCTCAATGTAAATTCAgactttaaaaaaatatgtattgttGTAATTGATCTCTGGATTAGTATGTGA